The following are encoded together in the Bombus pascuorum chromosome 10, iyBomPasc1.1, whole genome shotgun sequence genome:
- the LOC132911245 gene encoding forkhead box protein P1-like isoform X8 has translation MLEPRWRPVQGHIGENPFDNGSWGKEQFQPSTVPWQLNPRGHARPSDDGIMDHDTDGDGAINLSTSQRPSAATTPNGDTPSYGQDQQDNDQATSLFAALKQQQQQPRDSIPSSRERENRERDRLSVRSRENNRNEIGGGVTEQSQQPQQPQQQQQQQELTIEYQSNGKLSPAGHAVTAAPMTQQKQPIITQQSQQPSSGAPGPQPSPHQSPQAPQRGSPPNPSQGPPPGGPPGAPPSQNPPQMMLSPASGIHQMQQLLQQHILSPTQLQSFMQQHSLYLQQQQQQHHQDSSSEHASNQERFGYFSSLKDHQHQFAELGRKKLEQAIQQLQEQLQLNVIQQTHLLQTADKKKASAPLQQLALQQQRLIQQLQITQSQYLLQQGLGLQGHNPSSGLQPGEGLPMWKSDTSDGPESHQNSNVPKSVAGLNVSSRRSEMNGTTPLDEKPLDVSSNDKVHPLYGHGVCKWPGCEVICEDYQAFLKHLNTEHTLDDRSTAQARVQMQVVSQLEIQLQKERDRLTAMMHHLHVAKQMASPEPPKSSESSTGSSIPKLNLSTALMSQPPPNFGVSQVSPVSMSALVSAVRSPAGGQLPPSAGGAPMPPIPNMSNMSGMPPLPNMPGSMPTMPTMPSMAGPIRRRISDKSALSLAGGLYDEGTVRRRVAVDRSGIDINEEIQRNREFYKNADVRPPFTYASLIRQSIIESPEKQLTLNEIYNWFQNTFCYFRRNAATWKNAVRHNLSLHKCFMRVENVKGAVWTVDEVEFYKRRPQRACSTTGGVPSKSPTLTHSPTMYGDALNANLQYFQAALGDSNMGFLNNSMCTSTTTSPDKEHVLAHNDLMSPLDEPAVHIKQEGQSPEGGKLTRLIKRELVDAPAEQEGEEDQVDEREYPESHGHDSGQDEDMAEDLSMAPDIMTPEDQIEA, from the exons GCTACTTCGCTGTTTGCAGCCCTgaagcagcagcaacagcaaccACGCGACAGTATTCCCTCGTCGAGGGAACGCGAGAACCGAGAACGAGATCGGCTGTCGGTACGTAGCCGCGAGAACAACCGGAACGAGATAGGTGGCGGCGTGACTGAACAATCGCAGCAACCGCAACAACcacagcaacagcagcagcaacaggaACTCACGATCGAGTATCAGAGCAATGGAAAGCTCAGTCCCGCTGGACACGCAGTGACAGCAGCACCCATGACCCAGCAAAAGCAACCTATCATTACGCAGCAATCGCAACAGCCGAGCTCGGGGGCGCCTGGTCCCCAACCGAGTCCTCATCAAAGTCCACAGGCCCCTCAGAGGGGTTCGCCGCCGAATCCTTCGCAAGGTCCTCCACCAGGAGGGCCGCCAGGGGCACCACCCTCGCAAAACCCCCCGCAAATGATGCTCAGCCCGGCCAGCGGCATCCATCAGATGCAACAGCTGCTCCAACAACACATACTCAGCCCTACTCAACTGCAATCATTCATGCAGCAACACTCACTCTATttacagcaacaacaacagcaacatcATCAG GACTCTTCGTCGGAGCATGCGTCCAATCAGGAACGATTCGGCTACTTTTCGTCTCTAAAGGAC CATCAACACCAGTTTGCGGAGCTAGGCAGGAAGAAGTTGGAGCAGGCGATACAGCAACTGCAGGAACAATTGCAGCTTAATGTCATTCAACAGACGCATTTGCTACAAACGGCTGATAAAAAGAAGGCGTCTGCGCCGCTTCAACAATTGGCGCTTCAACAGCAACGCCTCATACAGCAACTACAAATTACGCAGAGCCAATACCTTCTTCAACAGGGTCTGGGTCTTCAGGGTCACAATCCTTCTTCAG GTCTTCAACCTGGCGAAGGTCTACCAATGTGGAAATCGGACACATCGGATGGTCCGGAATCCCACCAGAACTCGAACGTTCCAAAATCCGTGGCTGGACTCAATG TGTCGAGTCGGCGGTCGGAGATGAACGGAACCACTCCTCTGGACGAGAAACCGCTGGATGTTTCCTCCAACGACAAGGTTCATCCCCTGTACGGCCATGGGGTCTGCAAGTGGCCAGGCTGTGAAGTTATTTGTGAAGACTATCAAGCATTCCTTAA GCACTTGAACACGGAGCACACGCTGGACGACAGATCGACGGCGCAGGCCAGGGTTCAGATGCAAGTTGTCTCGCAGCTAGAAATTCAGTTGCAGAAGGAACGGGACCGGCTAACCGCCATGATGCATCATCTGCACGTGGCGAAACAAATGGCTTCCCCCGAACCACCAAAGTCCTCCGAGTCATCG ACGGGTTCGAGTATACCAAAGTTAAATCTCTCAACCGCCCTAATGAGCCAACCACCGCCGAACTTCGGCGTCTCTCAAGTGTCTCCAGTCTCGATGTCCGCATTGGTGTCGGCGGTCAGGTCGCCAGCAGGTGGGCAGCTGCCACCTTCAGCAGGTGGTGCACCTATGCCACCTATTCCTAACATGTCAAACATGTCTGGGATGCCACCTTTACCGAACATGCCAGGTAGCATGCCTACGATGCCAACGATGCCGAGCATGGCAGGGCCCATCAGACGACGTATCAGTGATAAATCCGCTCTTTCCTTGGCAGGAG GACTGTATGACGAGGGCACTGTAAGGCGCAGAGTAGCCGTCGATAGATCTGGAATAGATATTAACGAAG aaattcaACGAAATAGGGAATTTTACAAGAACGCCGATGTCAGACCGCCGTTCACGTATGCATCATTAATCAGACAG TCGATCATCGAGTCGCCGGAGAAACAATTGACGCTGAACGAGATCTACAACTGGTTTCAAAACACATTCTGCTACTTCCGACGCAACGCAGCAACGTGGAAG aaCGCAGTGCGACACAACCTGTCTCTCCACAAATGTTTCATGCGAGTCGAAAACGTGAAAGGCGCCGTATGGACGGTGGACGAAGTGGAGTTTTACAAGAGACGTCCTCAACGCGCTTGCAGCACGACCGG GGGTGTCCCGTCAAAAAGTCCAACCCTGACGCACAGCCCGACAATGTACGGTGACGCATTAAATGCCAATCTCCAG TATTTCCAGGCGGCACTCGGGGACTCTAATATGGGATTTCTAAACAACTCGATGTGCACGTCGACGACAACGAGTCCCGATAAGGAGCACGTGTTAGCCCATAACGATCTAAT GTCACCGTTGGATGAACCAGCCGTGCACATAAAGCAGGAGGGCCAGAGCCCGGAGGGGGGCAAGCTCACGAGATTAATAAAACGAGAGCTGGTTGACGCGCCGGCGGAGCAGGAGGGTGAAGAGGATCAGGTGGACGAGAGGGAGTATCCCGAGAGTCACGGGCACGATTCAGGACAGGACGAAGATATGGCCGAGGACCTGTCGATGGCGCCCGACATAATGACCCCGGAAGATCAGATCGAGGCGTAG
- the LOC132911245 gene encoding forkhead box protein P1-like isoform X7, whose translation MLEPRWRPVQGHIGENPFDNGSWGKEQFQPSTVPWQLNPRGHARPSDDGIMDHDTDGDGAINLSTSQRPSAATTPNGDTPSYGQDQQDNDQATSLFAALKQQQQQPRDSIPSSRERENRERDRLSVRSRENNRNEIGGGVTEQSQQPQQPQQQQQQQELTIEYQSNGKLSPAGHAVTAAPMTQQKQPIITQQSQQPSSGAPGPQPSPHQSPQAPQRGSPPNPSQGPPPGGPPGAPPSQNPPQMMLSPASGIHQMQQLLQQHILSPTQLQSFMQQHSLYLQQQQQQHHQDSSSEHASNQERFGYFSSLKDHQHQFAELGRKKLEQAIQQLQEQLQLNVIQQTHLLQTADKKKASAPLQQLALQQQRLIQQLQITQSQYLLQQGLGLQGHNPSSGLQPGEGLPMWKSDTSDGPESHQNSNVPKSVAGLNGLLNSTVSSRRSEMNGTTPLDEKPLDVSSNDKVHPLYGHGVCKWPGCEVICEDYQAFLKHLNTEHTLDDRSTAQARVQMQVVSQLEIQLQKERDRLTAMMHHLHVAKQMASPEPPKSSESSTGSSIPKLNLSTALMSQPPPNFGVSQVSPVSMSALVSAVRSPAGGQLPPSAGGAPMPPIPNMSNMSGMPPLPNMPGSMPTMPTMPSMAGPIRRRISDKSALSLAGGLYDEGTVRRRVAVDRSGIDINEEIQRNREFYKNADVRPPFTYASLIRQSIIESPEKQLTLNEIYNWFQNTFCYFRRNAATWKNAVRHNLSLHKCFMRVENVKGAVWTVDEVEFYKRRPQRACSTTGGVPSKSPTLTHSPTMYGDALNANLQAALGDSNMGFLNNSMCTSTTTSPDKEHVLAHNDLMSPLDEPAVHIKQEGQSPEGGKLTRLIKRELVDAPAEQEGEEDQVDEREYPESHGHDSGQDEDMAEDLSMAPDIMTPEDQIEA comes from the exons GCTACTTCGCTGTTTGCAGCCCTgaagcagcagcaacagcaaccACGCGACAGTATTCCCTCGTCGAGGGAACGCGAGAACCGAGAACGAGATCGGCTGTCGGTACGTAGCCGCGAGAACAACCGGAACGAGATAGGTGGCGGCGTGACTGAACAATCGCAGCAACCGCAACAACcacagcaacagcagcagcaacaggaACTCACGATCGAGTATCAGAGCAATGGAAAGCTCAGTCCCGCTGGACACGCAGTGACAGCAGCACCCATGACCCAGCAAAAGCAACCTATCATTACGCAGCAATCGCAACAGCCGAGCTCGGGGGCGCCTGGTCCCCAACCGAGTCCTCATCAAAGTCCACAGGCCCCTCAGAGGGGTTCGCCGCCGAATCCTTCGCAAGGTCCTCCACCAGGAGGGCCGCCAGGGGCACCACCCTCGCAAAACCCCCCGCAAATGATGCTCAGCCCGGCCAGCGGCATCCATCAGATGCAACAGCTGCTCCAACAACACATACTCAGCCCTACTCAACTGCAATCATTCATGCAGCAACACTCACTCTATttacagcaacaacaacagcaacatcATCAG GACTCTTCGTCGGAGCATGCGTCCAATCAGGAACGATTCGGCTACTTTTCGTCTCTAAAGGAC CATCAACACCAGTTTGCGGAGCTAGGCAGGAAGAAGTTGGAGCAGGCGATACAGCAACTGCAGGAACAATTGCAGCTTAATGTCATTCAACAGACGCATTTGCTACAAACGGCTGATAAAAAGAAGGCGTCTGCGCCGCTTCAACAATTGGCGCTTCAACAGCAACGCCTCATACAGCAACTACAAATTACGCAGAGCCAATACCTTCTTCAACAGGGTCTGGGTCTTCAGGGTCACAATCCTTCTTCAG GTCTTCAACCTGGCGAAGGTCTACCAATGTGGAAATCGGACACATCGGATGGTCCGGAATCCCACCAGAACTCGAACGTTCCAAAATCCGTGGCTGGACTCAATG GACTTCTCAATTCGACAGTGTCGAGTCGGCGGTCGGAGATGAACGGAACCACTCCTCTGGACGAGAAACCGCTGGATGTTTCCTCCAACGACAAGGTTCATCCCCTGTACGGCCATGGGGTCTGCAAGTGGCCAGGCTGTGAAGTTATTTGTGAAGACTATCAAGCATTCCTTAA GCACTTGAACACGGAGCACACGCTGGACGACAGATCGACGGCGCAGGCCAGGGTTCAGATGCAAGTTGTCTCGCAGCTAGAAATTCAGTTGCAGAAGGAACGGGACCGGCTAACCGCCATGATGCATCATCTGCACGTGGCGAAACAAATGGCTTCCCCCGAACCACCAAAGTCCTCCGAGTCATCG ACGGGTTCGAGTATACCAAAGTTAAATCTCTCAACCGCCCTAATGAGCCAACCACCGCCGAACTTCGGCGTCTCTCAAGTGTCTCCAGTCTCGATGTCCGCATTGGTGTCGGCGGTCAGGTCGCCAGCAGGTGGGCAGCTGCCACCTTCAGCAGGTGGTGCACCTATGCCACCTATTCCTAACATGTCAAACATGTCTGGGATGCCACCTTTACCGAACATGCCAGGTAGCATGCCTACGATGCCAACGATGCCGAGCATGGCAGGGCCCATCAGACGACGTATCAGTGATAAATCCGCTCTTTCCTTGGCAGGAG GACTGTATGACGAGGGCACTGTAAGGCGCAGAGTAGCCGTCGATAGATCTGGAATAGATATTAACGAAG aaattcaACGAAATAGGGAATTTTACAAGAACGCCGATGTCAGACCGCCGTTCACGTATGCATCATTAATCAGACAG TCGATCATCGAGTCGCCGGAGAAACAATTGACGCTGAACGAGATCTACAACTGGTTTCAAAACACATTCTGCTACTTCCGACGCAACGCAGCAACGTGGAAG aaCGCAGTGCGACACAACCTGTCTCTCCACAAATGTTTCATGCGAGTCGAAAACGTGAAAGGCGCCGTATGGACGGTGGACGAAGTGGAGTTTTACAAGAGACGTCCTCAACGCGCTTGCAGCACGACCGG GGGTGTCCCGTCAAAAAGTCCAACCCTGACGCACAGCCCGACAATGTACGGTGACGCATTAAATGCCAATCTCCAG GCGGCACTCGGGGACTCTAATATGGGATTTCTAAACAACTCGATGTGCACGTCGACGACAACGAGTCCCGATAAGGAGCACGTGTTAGCCCATAACGATCTAAT GTCACCGTTGGATGAACCAGCCGTGCACATAAAGCAGGAGGGCCAGAGCCCGGAGGGGGGCAAGCTCACGAGATTAATAAAACGAGAGCTGGTTGACGCGCCGGCGGAGCAGGAGGGTGAAGAGGATCAGGTGGACGAGAGGGAGTATCCCGAGAGTCACGGGCACGATTCAGGACAGGACGAAGATATGGCCGAGGACCTGTCGATGGCGCCCGACATAATGACCCCGGAAGATCAGATCGAGGCGTAG
- the LOC132911245 gene encoding forkhead box protein P1-like isoform X4 produces MLEPRWRPVQGHIGENPFDNGSWGKEQFQPSTVPWQLNPRGHARPSDDGIMDHDTDGDGAINLSTSQRPSAATTPNGDTPSYGQDQQDNDQATSLFAALKQQQQQPRDSIPSSRERENRERDRLSVRSRENNRNEIGGGVTEQSQQPQQPQQQQQQQELTIEYQSNGKLSPAGHAVTAAPMTQQKQPIITQQSQQPSSGAPGPQPSPHQSPQAPQRGSPPNPSQGPPPGGPPGAPPSQNPPQMMLSPASGIHQMQQLLQQHILSPTQLQSFMQQHSLYLQQQQQQHHQDSSSEHASNQERFGYFSSLKDHQHQFAELGRKKLEQAIQQLQEQLQLNVIQQTHLLQTADKKKASAPLQQLALQQQRLIQQLQITQSQYLLQQGLGLQGHNPSSGLQPGEGLPMWKSDTSDGPESHQNSNVPKSVAGLNGLLNSTVSSRRSEMNGTTPLDEKPLDVSSNDKVHPLYGHGVCKWPGCEVICEDYQAFLKHLNTEHTLDDRSTAQARVQMQVVSQLEIQLQKERDRLTAMMHHLHVAKQMASPEPPKSSESSTGSSIPKLNLSTALMSQPPPNFGVSQVSPVSMSALVSAVRSPAGGQLPPSAGGAPMPPIPNMSNMSGMPPLPNMPGSMPTMPTMPSMAGPIRRRISDKSALSLAGGLPYMLERAGLDVQQEIQRNREFYKNADVRPPFTYASLIRQSIIESPEKQLTLNEIYNWFQNTFCYFRRNAATWKNAIRTNLSLHKCFVRYEDDFGSFWMVDDAEFVKRRHLSRGRPRKYDPTPSPTPPHLSAQGVPSKSPTLTHSPTMYGDALNANLQYFQAALGDSNMGFLNNSMCTSTTTSPDKEHVLAHNDLMSPLDEPAVHIKQEGQSPEGGKLTRLIKRELVDAPAEQEGEEDQVDEREYPESHGHDSGQDEDMAEDLSMAPDIMTPEDQIEA; encoded by the exons GCTACTTCGCTGTTTGCAGCCCTgaagcagcagcaacagcaaccACGCGACAGTATTCCCTCGTCGAGGGAACGCGAGAACCGAGAACGAGATCGGCTGTCGGTACGTAGCCGCGAGAACAACCGGAACGAGATAGGTGGCGGCGTGACTGAACAATCGCAGCAACCGCAACAACcacagcaacagcagcagcaacaggaACTCACGATCGAGTATCAGAGCAATGGAAAGCTCAGTCCCGCTGGACACGCAGTGACAGCAGCACCCATGACCCAGCAAAAGCAACCTATCATTACGCAGCAATCGCAACAGCCGAGCTCGGGGGCGCCTGGTCCCCAACCGAGTCCTCATCAAAGTCCACAGGCCCCTCAGAGGGGTTCGCCGCCGAATCCTTCGCAAGGTCCTCCACCAGGAGGGCCGCCAGGGGCACCACCCTCGCAAAACCCCCCGCAAATGATGCTCAGCCCGGCCAGCGGCATCCATCAGATGCAACAGCTGCTCCAACAACACATACTCAGCCCTACTCAACTGCAATCATTCATGCAGCAACACTCACTCTATttacagcaacaacaacagcaacatcATCAG GACTCTTCGTCGGAGCATGCGTCCAATCAGGAACGATTCGGCTACTTTTCGTCTCTAAAGGAC CATCAACACCAGTTTGCGGAGCTAGGCAGGAAGAAGTTGGAGCAGGCGATACAGCAACTGCAGGAACAATTGCAGCTTAATGTCATTCAACAGACGCATTTGCTACAAACGGCTGATAAAAAGAAGGCGTCTGCGCCGCTTCAACAATTGGCGCTTCAACAGCAACGCCTCATACAGCAACTACAAATTACGCAGAGCCAATACCTTCTTCAACAGGGTCTGGGTCTTCAGGGTCACAATCCTTCTTCAG GTCTTCAACCTGGCGAAGGTCTACCAATGTGGAAATCGGACACATCGGATGGTCCGGAATCCCACCAGAACTCGAACGTTCCAAAATCCGTGGCTGGACTCAATG GACTTCTCAATTCGACAGTGTCGAGTCGGCGGTCGGAGATGAACGGAACCACTCCTCTGGACGAGAAACCGCTGGATGTTTCCTCCAACGACAAGGTTCATCCCCTGTACGGCCATGGGGTCTGCAAGTGGCCAGGCTGTGAAGTTATTTGTGAAGACTATCAAGCATTCCTTAA GCACTTGAACACGGAGCACACGCTGGACGACAGATCGACGGCGCAGGCCAGGGTTCAGATGCAAGTTGTCTCGCAGCTAGAAATTCAGTTGCAGAAGGAACGGGACCGGCTAACCGCCATGATGCATCATCTGCACGTGGCGAAACAAATGGCTTCCCCCGAACCACCAAAGTCCTCCGAGTCATCG ACGGGTTCGAGTATACCAAAGTTAAATCTCTCAACCGCCCTAATGAGCCAACCACCGCCGAACTTCGGCGTCTCTCAAGTGTCTCCAGTCTCGATGTCCGCATTGGTGTCGGCGGTCAGGTCGCCAGCAGGTGGGCAGCTGCCACCTTCAGCAGGTGGTGCACCTATGCCACCTATTCCTAACATGTCAAACATGTCTGGGATGCCACCTTTACCGAACATGCCAGGTAGCATGCCTACGATGCCAACGATGCCGAGCATGGCAGGGCCCATCAGACGACGTATCAGTGATAAATCCGCTCTTTCCTTGGCAGGAG GGCTGCCCTACATGCTGGAGCGTGCTGGCCTTGACGTCCAACAAG aaattcaACGAAATAGGGAATTTTACAAGAACGCCGATGTCAGACCGCCGTTCACGTATGCATCATTAATCAGACAG TCGATCATCGAGTCGCCGGAGAAACAATTGACGCTGAACGAGATCTACAACTGGTTTCAAAACACATTCTGCTACTTCCGACGCAACGCAGCAACGTGGAAG AACGCGATCCGCACCAATCTATCATTGCACAAGTGTTTTGTGCGCTATGAGGACGACTTCGGGTCATTCTGGATGGTGGACGACGCCGAGTTCGTAAAGCGGCGGCATCTGTCCCGCGGCCGCCCCAGGAAATATGACCCAACCCCATCACCCACTCCACCCCACCTCTCCGCACA GGGTGTCCCGTCAAAAAGTCCAACCCTGACGCACAGCCCGACAATGTACGGTGACGCATTAAATGCCAATCTCCAG TATTTCCAGGCGGCACTCGGGGACTCTAATATGGGATTTCTAAACAACTCGATGTGCACGTCGACGACAACGAGTCCCGATAAGGAGCACGTGTTAGCCCATAACGATCTAAT GTCACCGTTGGATGAACCAGCCGTGCACATAAAGCAGGAGGGCCAGAGCCCGGAGGGGGGCAAGCTCACGAGATTAATAAAACGAGAGCTGGTTGACGCGCCGGCGGAGCAGGAGGGTGAAGAGGATCAGGTGGACGAGAGGGAGTATCCCGAGAGTCACGGGCACGATTCAGGACAGGACGAAGATATGGCCGAGGACCTGTCGATGGCGCCCGACATAATGACCCCGGAAGATCAGATCGAGGCGTAG
- the LOC132911245 gene encoding forkhead box protein P1-like isoform X2 — MLEPRWRPVQGHIGENPFDNGSWGKEQFQPSTVPWQLNPRGHARPSDDGIMDHDTDGDGAINLSTSQRPSAATTPNGDTPSYGQDQQDNDQATSLFAALKQQQQQPRDSIPSSRERENRERDRLSVRSRENNRNEIGGGVTEQSQQPQQPQQQQQQQELTIEYQSNGKLSPAGHAVTAAPMTQQKQPIITQQSQQPSSGAPGPQPSPHQSPQAPQRGSPPNPSQGPPPGGPPGAPPSQNPPQMMLSPASGIHQMQQLLQQHILSPTQLQSFMQQHSLYLQQQQQQHHQDSSSEHASNQERFGYFSSLKDHQHQFAELGRKKLEQAIQQLQEQLQLNVIQQTHLLQTADKKKASAPLQQLALQQQRLIQQLQITQSQYLLQQGLGLQGHNPSSGLQPGEGLPMWKSDTSDGPESHQNSNVPKSVAGLNGLLNSTVSSRRSEMNGTTPLDEKPLDVSSNDKVHPLYGHGVCKWPGCEVICEDYQAFLKHLNTEHTLDDRSTAQARVQMQVVSQLEIQLQKERDRLTAMMHHLHVAKQMASPEPPKSSESSTGSSIPKLNLSTALMSQPPPNFGVSQVSPVSMSALVSAVRSPAGGQLPPSAGGAPMPPIPNMSNMSGMPPLPNMPGSMPTMPTMPSMAGPIRRRISDKSALSLAGGLYDEGTVRRRVAVDRSGIDINEEIQRNREFYKNADVRPPFTYASLIRQSIIESPEKQLTLNEIYNWFQNTFCYFRRNAATWKNAIRTNLSLHKCFVRYEDDFGSFWMVDDAEFVKRRHLSRGRPRKYDPTPSPTPPHLSAQGVPSKSPTLTHSPTMYGDALNANLQAALGDSNMGFLNNSMCTSTTTSPDKEHVLAHNDLMSPLDEPAVHIKQEGQSPEGGKLTRLIKRELVDAPAEQEGEEDQVDEREYPESHGHDSGQDEDMAEDLSMAPDIMTPEDQIEA, encoded by the exons GCTACTTCGCTGTTTGCAGCCCTgaagcagcagcaacagcaaccACGCGACAGTATTCCCTCGTCGAGGGAACGCGAGAACCGAGAACGAGATCGGCTGTCGGTACGTAGCCGCGAGAACAACCGGAACGAGATAGGTGGCGGCGTGACTGAACAATCGCAGCAACCGCAACAACcacagcaacagcagcagcaacaggaACTCACGATCGAGTATCAGAGCAATGGAAAGCTCAGTCCCGCTGGACACGCAGTGACAGCAGCACCCATGACCCAGCAAAAGCAACCTATCATTACGCAGCAATCGCAACAGCCGAGCTCGGGGGCGCCTGGTCCCCAACCGAGTCCTCATCAAAGTCCACAGGCCCCTCAGAGGGGTTCGCCGCCGAATCCTTCGCAAGGTCCTCCACCAGGAGGGCCGCCAGGGGCACCACCCTCGCAAAACCCCCCGCAAATGATGCTCAGCCCGGCCAGCGGCATCCATCAGATGCAACAGCTGCTCCAACAACACATACTCAGCCCTACTCAACTGCAATCATTCATGCAGCAACACTCACTCTATttacagcaacaacaacagcaacatcATCAG GACTCTTCGTCGGAGCATGCGTCCAATCAGGAACGATTCGGCTACTTTTCGTCTCTAAAGGAC CATCAACACCAGTTTGCGGAGCTAGGCAGGAAGAAGTTGGAGCAGGCGATACAGCAACTGCAGGAACAATTGCAGCTTAATGTCATTCAACAGACGCATTTGCTACAAACGGCTGATAAAAAGAAGGCGTCTGCGCCGCTTCAACAATTGGCGCTTCAACAGCAACGCCTCATACAGCAACTACAAATTACGCAGAGCCAATACCTTCTTCAACAGGGTCTGGGTCTTCAGGGTCACAATCCTTCTTCAG GTCTTCAACCTGGCGAAGGTCTACCAATGTGGAAATCGGACACATCGGATGGTCCGGAATCCCACCAGAACTCGAACGTTCCAAAATCCGTGGCTGGACTCAATG GACTTCTCAATTCGACAGTGTCGAGTCGGCGGTCGGAGATGAACGGAACCACTCCTCTGGACGAGAAACCGCTGGATGTTTCCTCCAACGACAAGGTTCATCCCCTGTACGGCCATGGGGTCTGCAAGTGGCCAGGCTGTGAAGTTATTTGTGAAGACTATCAAGCATTCCTTAA GCACTTGAACACGGAGCACACGCTGGACGACAGATCGACGGCGCAGGCCAGGGTTCAGATGCAAGTTGTCTCGCAGCTAGAAATTCAGTTGCAGAAGGAACGGGACCGGCTAACCGCCATGATGCATCATCTGCACGTGGCGAAACAAATGGCTTCCCCCGAACCACCAAAGTCCTCCGAGTCATCG ACGGGTTCGAGTATACCAAAGTTAAATCTCTCAACCGCCCTAATGAGCCAACCACCGCCGAACTTCGGCGTCTCTCAAGTGTCTCCAGTCTCGATGTCCGCATTGGTGTCGGCGGTCAGGTCGCCAGCAGGTGGGCAGCTGCCACCTTCAGCAGGTGGTGCACCTATGCCACCTATTCCTAACATGTCAAACATGTCTGGGATGCCACCTTTACCGAACATGCCAGGTAGCATGCCTACGATGCCAACGATGCCGAGCATGGCAGGGCCCATCAGACGACGTATCAGTGATAAATCCGCTCTTTCCTTGGCAGGAG GACTGTATGACGAGGGCACTGTAAGGCGCAGAGTAGCCGTCGATAGATCTGGAATAGATATTAACGAAG aaattcaACGAAATAGGGAATTTTACAAGAACGCCGATGTCAGACCGCCGTTCACGTATGCATCATTAATCAGACAG TCGATCATCGAGTCGCCGGAGAAACAATTGACGCTGAACGAGATCTACAACTGGTTTCAAAACACATTCTGCTACTTCCGACGCAACGCAGCAACGTGGAAG AACGCGATCCGCACCAATCTATCATTGCACAAGTGTTTTGTGCGCTATGAGGACGACTTCGGGTCATTCTGGATGGTGGACGACGCCGAGTTCGTAAAGCGGCGGCATCTGTCCCGCGGCCGCCCCAGGAAATATGACCCAACCCCATCACCCACTCCACCCCACCTCTCCGCACA GGGTGTCCCGTCAAAAAGTCCAACCCTGACGCACAGCCCGACAATGTACGGTGACGCATTAAATGCCAATCTCCAG GCGGCACTCGGGGACTCTAATATGGGATTTCTAAACAACTCGATGTGCACGTCGACGACAACGAGTCCCGATAAGGAGCACGTGTTAGCCCATAACGATCTAAT GTCACCGTTGGATGAACCAGCCGTGCACATAAAGCAGGAGGGCCAGAGCCCGGAGGGGGGCAAGCTCACGAGATTAATAAAACGAGAGCTGGTTGACGCGCCGGCGGAGCAGGAGGGTGAAGAGGATCAGGTGGACGAGAGGGAGTATCCCGAGAGTCACGGGCACGATTCAGGACAGGACGAAGATATGGCCGAGGACCTGTCGATGGCGCCCGACATAATGACCCCGGAAGATCAGATCGAGGCGTAG